The following are from one region of the Flavobacteriaceae bacterium UJ101 genome:
- a CDS encoding ATP synthase subunit delta (F(1)F(0) ATP synthase produces ATP from ADP in the presence of a proton or sodium gradient. F-type ATPases consist of two structural domains, F(1) containing the extramembraneous catalytic core and F(0) containing the membrane proton channel, linked together by a central stalk and a peripheral stalk. During catalysis, ATP synthesis in the catalytic domain of F(1) is coupled via a rotary mechanism of the central stalk subunits to proton translocation; This protein is part of the stalk that links CF(0) to CF(1). It either transmits conformational changes from CF(0) to CF(1) or is implicated in proton conduction; Belongs to the ATPase delta chain family.), whose protein sequence is MQQGSRAAKRYAKGLLLFAQETNQEDLIYEEMNNVHEVVKESRDLRNFLSTPTIDIKKKSVIAKESLKGLSELTLKFVDLLISHKRADLLGVAAKEYVTLYDFQRQIEAVNITTAVEVSDDTIQKILTKVQSLIGNRQLKVNKKVDASLIGGFIVRVGDKQIDNSIKSKLYSLTQEFSDNHYIPKF, encoded by the coding sequence ATGCAACAAGGATCAAGAGCTGCGAAACGTTATGCAAAAGGATTGTTGTTATTTGCTCAAGAAACAAATCAGGAAGATTTGATTTATGAGGAAATGAACAATGTGCATGAGGTAGTAAAGGAAAGTAGAGATTTACGAAACTTTTTAAGTACACCAACTATTGATATCAAAAAGAAAAGTGTAATTGCAAAAGAATCGTTAAAAGGACTTTCTGAATTAACATTAAAATTTGTTGATTTATTAATCTCTCATAAACGAGCTGATTTGTTAGGTGTTGCTGCTAAAGAATATGTTACTTTGTATGATTTTCAAAGACAAATTGAAGCAGTTAATATTACAACAGCAGTTGAAGTAAGTGATGATACTATCCAAAAGATTTTAACTAAAGTACAAAGTTTGATTGGTAATCGTCAACTAAAAGTAAATAAGAAAGTAGATGCTTCTTTAATAGGAGGATTTATTGTTCGAGTAGGTGATAAACAAATTGATAACTCTATTAAATCTAAATTATACAGTTTAACACAAGAGTTCTCAGATAATCATTATATACCAAAATTTTAA
- the ATPF1A|atpA gene encoding H(+)-transporting two-sector ATPase (Produces ATP from ADP in the presence of a proton gradient across the membrane. The alpha chain is a regulatory subunit; Belongs to the ATPase alpha/beta chains family.; KEGG: ara:Arad_4308 F-type H+-transporting ATPase subunit alpha): MAQIKPAEVSAILKQQLSGFQTEGELNEVGTVLQVGDGIARIFGLENAQYGELVEFESGLEGMVLNLEEDNVGVVLLGASDEVKEGSTVKRTNRIASINVGEGMLGRVVNTLGLPIDGKGPIEGETFQMPLERKAPGVIFRQPVNEPLQTGVKAIDAMIPVGRGQRELVIGDRQTGKTTVCIDTILNQKEFYDAGEPVYCIYVAIGQKGSTVAGIVKTLEEHGALAYTTVVAANAADPAPMQVYAPMAGAAIGEYFRDTGRPALIIYDDLSKQAVAYREVSLLLRRPPGREAYPGDVFYLHSRLLERAAKVIADDDIAKNMNDLPESLKDKVKGGGSLTALPIIETQAGDVSAYIPTNVISITDGQIFLESDLFNSGVRPAINVGISVSRVGGSAQIKSMKKVSGTLKLDQAQFRELEAFAKFGSDLDAATMSVINKGQRNVEILKQGVSSPLPVEEQTAIIYLGSKGKLGNVPVEKVREFETSFLSLMRNKHRNILDLLKAGKLTDEVTSTLEKVGEEVAQTFA, encoded by the coding sequence ATGGCACAAATAAAACCAGCTGAAGTATCAGCAATCTTAAAACAACAACTTTCAGGTTTTCAAACTGAAGGAGAATTAAACGAAGTAGGTACTGTTCTTCAAGTAGGAGATGGTATTGCACGTATTTTCGGTCTAGAAAATGCTCAATATGGAGAATTAGTTGAGTTTGAAAGTGGTTTAGAAGGAATGGTTCTTAACCTAGAAGAAGACAACGTTGGAGTTGTATTGTTAGGGGCATCAGATGAAGTAAAAGAAGGCTCAACAGTTAAACGTACCAACCGAATTGCTTCTATTAACGTAGGAGAAGGAATGTTAGGACGTGTAGTAAATACTTTAGGTCTTCCAATTGATGGTAAAGGTCCTATCGAAGGAGAAACATTCCAAATGCCATTAGAACGTAAAGCTCCAGGAGTTATTTTCCGTCAACCTGTAAACGAACCTTTACAAACAGGTGTAAAAGCAATTGACGCGATGATCCCAGTTGGAAGAGGACAACGTGAGTTAGTTATTGGTGATCGTCAAACAGGTAAGACAACGGTTTGTATCGATACCATTTTAAATCAAAAAGAATTTTATGACGCAGGTGAGCCTGTATATTGTATTTATGTAGCAATTGGACAAAAAGGTTCAACAGTTGCAGGAATTGTAAAAACATTAGAAGAGCACGGTGCATTAGCGTATACAACAGTTGTAGCAGCAAATGCTGCTGATCCTGCTCCAATGCAAGTATATGCTCCAATGGCAGGTGCCGCAATTGGAGAATATTTCCGTGATACAGGTCGTCCAGCTTTAATTATCTATGATGATTTATCAAAACAAGCTGTAGCCTACCGTGAGGTATCATTATTATTAAGAAGACCTCCAGGACGTGAAGCTTATCCAGGAGATGTATTCTACTTACACTCTAGATTATTAGAACGTGCTGCAAAAGTAATTGCAGATGATGATATTGCTAAAAACATGAACGATTTGCCAGAATCGTTAAAAGATAAAGTAAAAGGAGGAGGATCGTTAACTGCTTTACCAATTATTGAAACACAAGCGGGAGATGTATCAGCTTATATTCCAACTAACGTGATATCCATTACAGATGGACAGATCTTCTTAGAGTCTGATTTATTTAATTCAGGAGTTCGTCCTGCTATTAACGTAGGTATTTCGGTATCTCGTGTAGGAGGTTCTGCTCAGATTAAGTCAATGAAGAAGGTATCAGGTACATTGAAGTTAGACCAAGCACAGTTTCGTGAATTAGAGGCCTTTGCTAAATTTGGTTCTGATTTAGACGCTGCTACAATGTCTGTAATTAATAAAGGACAACGTAACGTAGAGATTTTAAAACAAGGTGTTTCTTCTCCATTACCAGTAGAAGAACAAACGGCTATTATTTATTTAGGATCTAAAGGGAAATTAGGTAATGTACCAGTAGAAAAAGTACGTGAATTTGAAACTTCTTTCTTATCATTGATGAGAAATAAGCATCGTAATATTTTAGATTTACTTAAAGCAGGTAAATTGACAGACGAAGTAACTTCAACTCTTGAGAAAGTAGGAGAAGAAGTAGCACAAACTTTTGCATAA